CTTGCGCGAGATCGCGCTGTCGATGGATGAACTGACGGCCGGCTTCCTCGGTTCGGACTGCGTCTGCAAATCCGCCGCGGAGCCGGCCAGGAAGAGGAGCAGGAGCGCTCCCGCCCCAACCTTGAAAGCCCTCATCGCAGATCCCCTCCAACAAAACCCTTGCTCCATATTTCTAACACTCCATCCCCCCCGGAATTTTCAAAAGCGCGTCATCTCGGAAGCTCCGTCCGGCGCTCCCGTAAATCCTAACATCCAGACGGAGGAAACGAGCCTCCTCCGTGCAAAATGGACTCTACGGAGCCGCTCCTCGCCGCCCCCGGATCGCGCGCGCCAGGGCGCGGACCCGAACCGGATCCACGGGCCCTTCGGTCCTTCCCCCTCTTTTGAGCGCCGTTCCGACGATGAATCCGTCCGCCTCGCGGAAGCGCCCCACGTTTTCGGGAGAAACTCCGCTGGCCACGTACACGGGCCGATCGGGCACCGCCCGCCGCACGGCGCTCAGCTGCTGCGGGTCCGGCGGGGCGCCCGTTTCCGGTCCCGTCACCAGAAGGACGTCCGCCAGCCCGCGGTAGGCGACCTCGCGCGCGGCGGCCGTCAGGTCGCCGCCCCCCGCCGGCCGGGCGTGCTTAACCCACACGTCCGCGAACACCGCCGCGCGACATCCGATCGAGCGCCGATAGCGCAGCGTCTCGTGCGCGCGACCGTCGATCTGGCCCTGGTCCGTAAACGCCGTCCCCACGTGCACGTTCACCCGGATGAAGTCCGCTCCCGAAGCCAGGGCCGCCGCCAGCGCCGCTTGGGCGTCGTTGCGCAGGACGTTGACCCCCACGGGCAGGCCGGTCGCGCGGCGCGCCTCCAGGGCCGCCACGGCCAGAAGCGCCGGAACGTGCGGTTCCACCTCCCCAGGCGCGAACGGAGCGTCGCCGAAGTTCTCCAAGAGCAGCCCGTCCGCTCCGCCCCGGGCCAAGGCCCGCGCGTCCGCGACCGCCCGTTCCAGGACCTCGTGTGGGCGGCGCGCCCGGGGCGAGCCCGGCAGCGGCGGAAGATGAATCATGCCGATCAGGGGCCGCCGCGCCGCGAAGATCTTCACCGCGCCGGATTATAGCGCCCCGCGGGTCCATTCAAGGTTTTCCGCTTGACTCCGCCCGGGACCCGCCTTATGGTGGCTTGAGGCGAGCCGAAGGAGAGGAACTCTCATGGCACGCCTTCGCCGCCGCCCCCGTCTCACGGCTCCTCCCGCCGCCCGTCCCGCCCGCCGTCCGGCCGCCCCTGTCGAAGGCAACCTCGGCATCCCTCAGTGGACCGACCTCATCCGCGAGTTTCCGGATTACACGCAGGCCTATGTCGAACGGGGCATTCTCCTCTATAAAACGGGACGGTTCGACAACGCCCTCTATGACTTCAACATGGCCCTCCGCCTGGAGCCCGAACTTCCCAAGGCTCTCTACTGGCGCGGCCTGACCCTTCTGGCGTTCCGGCGTTTCAAGGAAGCCGCCGCGGACTTCCGGCGCTGTGTGGCCCGGGATCCGTCCAACGCGGATGCCGCCTTCCAGGCCGCCGCGGCCCTGATCGAGATGGGCGATCTCGACACGGCGCTCGAGCTTTTGGATCAAGCCGTGACGCGGAAGCCCGATCACGCCCGCGCCCTTGCGCTGCGCGGCGAGCTTCGACTGCGGCGACGCGACTTCGAGGGCGCCGAAGCGGACCTCTCCGCCGCGCTCGAGCGCGATCCCAAGAACGCCGCCGCCCTGGCTCACCGTGCCCAAGTCCATCTGGTTCGCGGCAACTACGGACGCGCGCTCGACGACCTCAACGCCGCGATCGCTCTCGATCCCGCCCAGGCCGGACCGTTCCACGATCGGGGAGTCATCGCCCTTCGGCGCAAGGACTACGCGGCCGCCCTGGGGGACCTCGAGAAGGCCATGGCCCTCGATCGCGCGATCCCCATCGACCCGCGCTATGCGGAGGCCTACCTGGACCGCGCGCGCCAGGCCGCCCGCTCGGGTCGCCTGGACGAGGCCATCGACTCCTATCAGGCGGCCCTTTCGCTGGACCCCGAAAGCGTGCCCGCCGCGGAGGCCGCCGAGTGCCGCCGACGCCGCGCGGCGGCCGCCCTGGAGAAAGGAGCCTTGGATGCCGCCGTGGCCGACTTCGAGGAGGCCGAAAGGCTCCAGCCGGCCGGATCGCCCCAGCCGCTCTTCGCGGACGCGCTTCGCCGCCGGGCCGCCGCCCGGACCGCCCAGGGCGCTCACGACGAGGCCCTGGCGGACCTGACCCGCGCCCTCGCCTTCAAGCCGGACCTCGCGCTCGATCCCGCCCTGGCGCCCTCCTTCACCCACCGCGGCCGGATGCGCGTGGAGGCCGGACAGTTCGCCGACGCCATCGCCGACCTCACGCGGGCGATCTCGCTGGCCCCGTCCGATCCGGCGCCGCGCGAGCTCCGCGCCGCCGCCTACTTCCAGTCCGGAGAGCACGAGCGGGCCGCCGGAGACCTCGAAATCGCCCTCCGGCTGAAACCCGACTACCCGCTGGATCCGACGCTTCTTATGGCCTTCGCCGAGCGCGGCCGCGCCCGTCTGAAGCGGGGAGACGTCCTCGGCGCGGCGGGCGATTTCGAGGTCGCCTCCCGCGTGGATCCCGACCTGCGCCGCGATCCGGCCTACGCCCAGGCGCTTCTGGGCCGGGCCACCGCCTTCCTCGAGCAGCGCAAGTTCGAGGCGGCGTTGGCCGACCTGGAGCGGGCGCTCGAGATTCAGCCGGATCTTCGCGTACCTCCGGGCGTGGCGGCCGCCTACGTGGCCCGCGCCCAAGTCCGCGCCGAGAAGGGCAAGGCGGACCTCGCTCTGGCGGACCTGGGCCGCGCCCTGGAACTGGACCCCCAAAGCGCCGCCGCTTACGCCCTACGGGCCGCGATTCGGCGCGACCGCATGGATTACGCGGACGCGCTGGCCGATTACCGACAGGCCGTGCGGCTGGATCCCGCCCGGGCCGCAACCCTCCGGGCGGACATCGCCGGGCTCGAGTCGATGCTCAAGTAGGCCCCGCTCGCGGGGAACGCGCCCGCTCTATTGGAGCGGGAGCGTCCCGGGCGCCGGCTTGGCCGGACCGCCCGCCTCGAGCGCCTCCGTGAGCACGTCCCGCAGCAGATCCATCTGGGCGCGGTCGCTCAGGCGGATTCCCCGCCGCGTGAAGCCTTCGAACGCGTCCGAGCTGACGTACTCGCGGATGTCCAGGGAAGGATCGGAGCCCGGCTTTTTCGGATTCTGAAGCAGGCGGATGCGGTACTTTCCGACGGGCGCGAACTCGCGGACGACCTCCTCCTTCGCCAGGGGCTTCTGGGTCTTCTTCTCCACGGCTCTTCTCCTGAAAGTCTTTTCTCTCGGGCGCCGGGCCGGCCGCCGTGGCCGCGCCTCCGACGGCGCCCGCGCCATGAAGAGCAACGGCCGTGCCAAGGACGCTTCCGGGGGAAGACGTGCGCACCGGCCGAGGCGTGTTACGTTCCGTAACGCGAGTAACCCCGGCGTCGAGATTCGCCGCCGGAACCGTACAATAGCGGGATCCTTCGGAGGCGGATCATGGACAGGCTCGGCTGGACGTTCGGGGTTCTTCTGGCGGCCTTGGGGCAGGGGCAGGAGGCTCCGGTCCGCCGATTCGGGGATCCCGCGCCGCCGCGGCCCGAACTTCAGGTCCCGTTCCCCGACGCGCGCTTTGCGCCGGCGCTTCCGGACGAGGTGATCGTCTTCGCGGGGTCCACGCACCTGGTGCTGGAGGCGCAGCGGGGGGATCTCGAGGCGCGGCTGACGATGGCGTTCCGGGATCGGGCGCCGCGTTTTCGCTCGATGGCCTGGGAGGGGGATACCGTTTACGAGCAATGGCGGGATCTCAATTTCGGAGACTGGCCGGCCCAGCTTGCGGCGGCCGAGGCATCGATCGTGATCTGCGGCTTCGGCGCGATGGAAGCGCTGGACGGAACGGCCCGGCTGGAGGAATTCGCGGCGGCCTACCGCAAGCTCCTCGACCGGTTCGGCGAGGTGACGCGTCGGATCGTTATTCTCACGCCGCCTCCCTTCGAGGCTCCGGCCTCCCCTCACGTTCCCGACCTTCGGGACCGCAACGCGGACGTCCGGGCGTATGCGGAGGCGGTGAAGCGGATCGCGCGGGAGCGGGGAGCGGTCCTGGTGGACCTGTTCGGGGCGCTGGCGGACCGCCCGGTCGGATCGCCGCGGCTGACCGAGAACGGGATCCACTTCACGTCCCAGGGATGGCGGTCCGTGGCCGCCCTGATCGCGCGCGCGCTCGGAGCCGAAGGTTCGGTGCCGCCCGAGGCGCTCCGGAGGGAGGTCGTGGAGAAAAACCGGCTCTGGTCCGAATGCTGGCGGGCGATGAACTGGGCCTTCGCGTACGGCGACCGGACGACGCAGCTTTTCGGCCAGGGCGTCGAGGGCCGACCGTCGCTGGTCCAGGAACTTCAGCGCTACAAGCCGCTGCTCCGGGAGGCCGACGCGCGTATTCGCGCGCTCGCGCGCGGGGAGGCGCCCCCGCCGGCCAGCCCGCCGCCTCGGTTCGACGAAGGTCCCCCCGCGCTCTCGCCCGAAGAGGAGCTGGCTTCGTTCCAGGTGATGGAGGGGTTCGAAGTCCGCCTGTTCGCCTCCGAGGCGGACGGCGTCGTCAAGCCCGTCCAGATCCGTTGGGATGAGCGCGGCCGGCTCTGGGCCGTGTGCATGCCGACGTACCCGCACCTGGAGCCCGGTCGGAAGCCGGCGGACTTCCTCCTCGTGTGCGAGGATTCCCACGGCGACGGCCGGGCGGACACGTTCACCCGCTTCGCCG
This genomic window from Planctomycetota bacterium contains:
- a CDS encoding BtpA/SgcQ family protein translates to MKIFAARRPLIGMIHLPPLPGSPRARRPHEVLERAVADARALARGGADGLLLENFGDAPFAPGEVEPHVPALLAVAALEARRATGLPVGVNVLRNDAQAALAAALASGADFIRVNVHVGTAFTDQGQIDGRAHETLRYRRSIGCRAAVFADVWVKHARPAGGGDLTAAAREVAYRGLADVLLVTGPETGAPPDPQQLSAVRRAVPDRPVYVASGVSPENVGRFREADGFIVGTALKRGGRTEGPVDPVRVRALARAIRGRRGAAP
- a CDS encoding tetratricopeptide repeat protein — protein: MARLRRRPRLTAPPAARPARRPAAPVEGNLGIPQWTDLIREFPDYTQAYVERGILLYKTGRFDNALYDFNMALRLEPELPKALYWRGLTLLAFRRFKEAAADFRRCVARDPSNADAAFQAAAALIEMGDLDTALELLDQAVTRKPDHARALALRGELRLRRRDFEGAEADLSAALERDPKNAAALAHRAQVHLVRGNYGRALDDLNAAIALDPAQAGPFHDRGVIALRRKDYAAALGDLEKAMALDRAIPIDPRYAEAYLDRARQAARSGRLDEAIDSYQAALSLDPESVPAAEAAECRRRRAAAALEKGALDAAVADFEEAERLQPAGSPQPLFADALRRRAAARTAQGAHDEALADLTRALAFKPDLALDPALAPSFTHRGRMRVEAGQFADAIADLTRAISLAPSDPAPRELRAAAYFQSGEHERAAGDLEIALRLKPDYPLDPTLLMAFAERGRARLKRGDVLGAAGDFEVASRVDPDLRRDPAYAQALLGRATAFLEQRKFEAALADLERALEIQPDLRVPPGVAAAYVARAQVRAEKGKADLALADLGRALELDPQSAAAYALRAAIRRDRMDYADALADYRQAVRLDPARAATLRADIAGLESMLK